A window of the Deinococcus sp. KNUC1210 genome harbors these coding sequences:
- a CDS encoding bifunctional diguanylate cyclase/phosphodiesterase, which produces MDLDRFKQVNDGLGHAVGDVLLTQVAQRLRLLSSSVAVGSLARLGGDEFAFLLTDEAQIDAATTATEALFAAPFLLAGRAVHTGLSLGWSVVSPSASEVGTLLRQADAAMYIAKRSQAIAHRYSPAAQPRHRALALEQALHEGLEQQQFHLVYQPQVRVQDGTVCGAEALLRWEHPVLGVVAPDEFIVVAEATGLIVRLGNWVLRRACQDARRWKHPTLHLSVNISAVQLAQVSFPEMVRSALQQSGWPPERLVLEITETGFLTDLALTQTSLQSLRAQGVRVSLDDFGTGYSSLAQVLELPLDEVKIDRRFMHALDDNLPGSAGARAIVQSTVALSSVLGLTVVAEGVERETQREVLRQLGCEVMQGWLVAPGLPVPAFERWLVDWMEQERGRA; this is translated from the coding sequence TTGGATCTCGACCGCTTCAAGCAGGTCAATGACGGTCTGGGCCACGCGGTGGGAGACGTCCTGCTGACACAGGTGGCACAGCGGCTCCGTCTGCTCTCCAGCTCGGTGGCTGTGGGGAGTCTGGCCCGGCTGGGTGGTGACGAATTCGCGTTTCTGCTGACGGATGAAGCCCAGATCGATGCCGCAACGACGGCCACCGAGGCCTTGTTCGCTGCTCCCTTTCTGCTGGCTGGGCGAGCTGTGCACACCGGTCTCTCGCTCGGCTGGAGCGTCGTCTCGCCGTCAGCCTCGGAGGTGGGCACCCTGCTGCGGCAGGCAGACGCGGCCATGTACATCGCCAAGCGCTCTCAGGCGATAGCCCACCGTTACTCGCCTGCTGCACAGCCGCGCCACCGGGCATTGGCTCTGGAACAGGCGCTCCACGAGGGGCTGGAACAGCAGCAGTTTCATCTGGTCTATCAGCCGCAGGTGCGCGTGCAAGACGGAACGGTGTGCGGGGCCGAAGCGCTGCTGCGCTGGGAGCACCCGGTGCTGGGGGTCGTGGCTCCAGACGAGTTCATCGTGGTTGCCGAGGCAACCGGTCTGATCGTGCGACTGGGCAACTGGGTGCTGAGACGTGCCTGCCAGGACGCCCGCCGTTGGAAGCATCCGACCCTGCATCTCAGCGTCAATATCTCGGCTGTTCAGCTGGCTCAGGTGTCGTTTCCCGAGATGGTGCGGTCGGCGCTGCAGCAGAGTGGCTGGCCGCCAGAACGGCTGGTGCTGGAAATCACCGAGACGGGCTTTCTGACGGATCTGGCGCTGACCCAGACCTCTCTGCAGTCTCTGAGGGCACAGGGCGTGCGGGTATCGCTCGACGACTTCGGAACCGGCTATTCGTCGCTGGCGCAGGTACTGGAACTGCCGCTGGACGAAGTGAAGATCGACCGCCGATTCATGCACGCTCTGGACGACAACCTGCCCGGCAGTGCGGGTGCCCGCGCAATTGTTCAGAGCACGGTGGCACTGTCCAGCGTGTTGGGACTGACGGTGGTGGCAGAGGGCGTGGAGCGTGAAACGCAGCGCGAGGTGCTTCGGCAACTGGGCTGTGAGGTCATGCAGGGCTGGCTGGTCGCGCCCGGTCTGCCGGTGCCTGCCTTCGAACGCTGGCTCGTCGACTGGATGGAGCAGGAGAGGGGCCGCGCGTAA
- a CDS encoding bifunctional diguanylate cyclase/phosphodiesterase → MDVRLPANEPPFDMTRLFEASSLRLCLIEPENAQLLAVSPDLRQLIPDTLGESFDLWCDPDDRYWLDRWLRGTVPEATPYLTVAAVQEGQLAGGQWHLLRHPAGVVGVLSLSSDGPGFPPMVTALLDHLPTDLAVLDAQGRYLYTNRAAIRDDRVREGIIGLTDRQYVEWRGHPLRLAELREEQFHRAVTTHQAQQWEEVLETPQGLRTFRRSYIPVWSAQGELQLMLGYGTDITQSVAQARQVGLLERVVLTSRDPTMLLDASPGERHRQLVYANLAFERLGLCSTLQSLIGTRLSEWGFGRRDEALLSSLLDRLERDETLETEVLLPDRQQWVEFSAQAIHNDDGELTHWAIHLRNVTARKRTEQLRQSRLQAGTLSVEGRSIPEVLAPLLVGIQQWAPGWTAAVVFGLDGEAQVAGDVSRAFRRWLTRVTSAEFRAIWAERDPQHLARPHHHRDLWHEPQLAVHHQKLRRAGIRSTVEVPLYDHASRLLGVLFLSYPAVSEAPALVSDVLIDEASAVTLFLERDRQRHHLELLAYSDPLTGLLNRFAFLKYVETHLGSLPANAPGLPWPCWISTASSRSMTVWATRWETSC, encoded by the coding sequence ATGGATGTTCGTCTGCCTGCCAACGAACCGCCGTTCGACATGACGCGGCTGTTCGAAGCGTCTTCCTTGCGGCTGTGTCTGATCGAGCCGGAAAACGCTCAGCTGCTGGCCGTCTCGCCAGATCTGAGACAGCTGATTCCGGACACCCTGGGGGAGAGTTTCGATCTGTGGTGCGATCCCGATGATCGTTACTGGCTGGACCGCTGGCTGCGGGGAACAGTGCCGGAGGCCACGCCTTACCTGACGGTGGCTGCTGTTCAGGAGGGCCAACTGGCTGGCGGGCAGTGGCATCTGCTGCGGCATCCTGCGGGGGTGGTGGGCGTGCTGAGCCTCTCCTCGGATGGGCCAGGGTTCCCGCCGATGGTCACTGCCCTCCTGGATCACCTTCCGACAGATCTGGCGGTGCTGGATGCACAGGGGCGATACCTGTACACCAACCGGGCAGCTATCCGGGACGACCGCGTCCGAGAGGGAATCATCGGACTGACCGACCGTCAGTATGTCGAGTGGCGTGGACATCCGCTCCGGCTGGCCGAGCTGCGCGAGGAACAGTTTCATCGGGCTGTCACGACACACCAGGCGCAGCAGTGGGAGGAGGTGCTGGAAACGCCTCAGGGGCTGCGGACCTTCCGGCGCAGCTACATCCCCGTGTGGTCTGCCCAAGGCGAATTGCAGCTGATGCTGGGATACGGCACCGACATCACCCAGTCGGTGGCCCAGGCACGTCAGGTGGGGTTGCTGGAACGGGTGGTGTTGACCTCCCGCGATCCGACGATGCTGCTGGACGCTTCGCCAGGAGAGCGGCACCGTCAGCTGGTGTACGCCAATCTGGCCTTCGAACGGCTGGGCCTGTGCAGCACGCTGCAGTCGCTGATCGGCACCCGTCTGAGCGAGTGGGGCTTCGGTCGGCGGGACGAAGCGCTGCTCAGTTCGCTTCTGGACCGCCTGGAGCGAGACGAAACGCTCGAAACCGAGGTGCTCCTGCCCGACCGCCAGCAGTGGGTGGAATTCTCGGCACAGGCAATCCACAACGATGACGGCGAGCTGACCCACTGGGCGATACACCTGCGAAACGTGACCGCTCGCAAACGAACCGAGCAGCTGCGCCAGAGTCGCCTTCAGGCGGGCACTCTCAGTGTCGAGGGCCGTTCCATTCCGGAAGTGCTGGCCCCCCTGCTGGTGGGCATTCAGCAGTGGGCACCCGGCTGGACGGCGGCTGTGGTCTTCGGGCTGGACGGCGAGGCGCAGGTGGCTGGCGACGTCAGCCGCGCTTTTCGCCGCTGGCTTACCCGCGTGACCTCCGCAGAATTCCGGGCGATCTGGGCCGAACGCGATCCGCAGCACCTCGCGCGGCCTCACCATCACCGCGACCTGTGGCACGAACCTCAACTCGCCGTCCATCACCAGAAGCTGCGCCGGGCCGGTATCCGCAGCACCGTCGAGGTTCCGCTGTACGATCACGCCTCCCGGTTGCTGGGTGTACTGTTTCTGAGCTATCCGGCGGTCAGTGAGGCTCCGGCGCTGGTCTCGGACGTGCTGATAGATGAGGCAAGCGCCGTCACGCTCTTTCTGGAACGCGACCGGCAGCGGCACCACCTCGAACTGCTGGCGTACAGCGATCCTCTGACGGGCCTGCTCAACCGCTTCGCCTTTCTGAAGTACGTGGAGACACACCTCGGGAGCCTCCCGGCGAACGCCCCAGGCCTGCCCTGGCCCTGTTGGATCTCGACCGCTTCAAGCAGGTCAATGACGGTCTGGGCCACGCGGTGGGAGACGTCCTGCTGA
- a CDS encoding BTAD domain-containing putative transcriptional regulator: protein MEDAEVELKLSVLGVPLLVLGGHTLSVSGKSLALVCYLALEGTTRRGVLADLFWSDRSEEDARRNLRRELHRLRATPLGTSLKAHDDLLSLTADLDLSAFRELSAQGDAARAAALLRGPFLDGLDPPAAHGFSEWRERWATELQEEQIWALLTHAAAIGYQEPRRAAELYHRCLRLDPLREQVHRELIGLHLRLGNTGRPRRSIWPSNAS, encoded by the coding sequence GTGGAAGACGCGGAGGTAGAACTCAAGCTGAGTGTGCTCGGTGTTCCGCTGCTGGTGCTCGGCGGTCATACGCTGTCAGTGAGTGGCAAGTCGCTGGCACTGGTGTGCTATCTGGCGCTGGAAGGAACGACGCGGCGGGGTGTGCTGGCTGATCTGTTCTGGAGCGACCGCAGCGAGGAAGATGCGCGGCGCAACCTGAGACGCGAGCTGCACCGACTGCGGGCGACGCCGCTGGGAACCTCTCTGAAGGCGCACGATGACCTGCTGAGTCTGACGGCGGATCTGGATCTGAGCGCCTTCCGTGAGCTGAGCGCTCAGGGAGACGCTGCCCGGGCGGCGGCGCTGCTGCGGGGGCCGTTTCTGGATGGACTCGACCCGCCCGCTGCCCACGGCTTTTCGGAGTGGCGCGAGCGCTGGGCCACCGAGTTGCAGGAAGAGCAGATCTGGGCGCTGCTGACGCATGCTGCGGCCATCGGGTACCAGGAGCCGAGGCGGGCCGCCGAGCTGTACCACCGCTGTCTGCGCCTTGATCCGCTGCGCGAGCAGGTTCACCGGGAGCTGATCGGGCTGCATCTGCGCCTGGGGAATACGGGGCGGCCCAGGCGCAGTATCTGGCCCTCGAACGCCAGCTGA
- the rsgA gene encoding ribosome small subunit-dependent GTPase A yields MSASLQDLGLTDAVSSEAHSFLTALPPETQADLELGRVVGVERATYQVWTAQGPEEALLAGTLRQRGAEHLLQPVIGDWLVVQRLPGVQSLRIVHVLPRRTTFARAVNGGLSEQIITANVDIVFIVTAPGEDFDVARLGRYITAVQRSGAQPVVLLNKTDLSKDPAVLVERIRQHSPEVPVHEVTALQEQGVAAVRPYFRTGVTVALIGSSGVGKSTLTNALLGKEVALTGTVRPTDQQGRHTTTGRTLYALPGGGLLIDNPGLRDIAVWDEKDSGAGFEVIEETAAHCRFRKCTHTTEPGCAVKRAVQQGIIPADLLAAYQRTQGLPARRPKRS; encoded by the coding sequence ATGAGCGCCTCTCTCCAGGATCTGGGCCTGACCGACGCGGTGAGCAGCGAGGCTCACTCCTTCCTGACGGCGCTTCCACCGGAAACCCAGGCAGACCTGGAACTGGGCCGGGTCGTGGGTGTCGAACGTGCCACCTATCAGGTCTGGACAGCGCAAGGGCCAGAGGAAGCGCTGCTGGCCGGCACCCTGAGGCAGCGCGGCGCAGAGCACCTGCTTCAGCCGGTCATCGGTGACTGGCTCGTGGTTCAGCGCCTTCCCGGTGTGCAGTCGCTCCGGATCGTTCATGTCCTGCCGCGCCGAACCACCTTCGCGCGGGCCGTAAACGGCGGCCTGTCCGAACAGATCATCACCGCCAATGTGGACATCGTGTTTATTGTGACGGCACCGGGTGAAGACTTCGATGTCGCGCGACTGGGACGTTACATCACGGCTGTCCAGAGGAGCGGGGCACAGCCGGTCGTGCTGCTGAACAAGACAGATCTGAGCAAAGACCCTGCTGTGCTGGTGGAGCGCATCCGGCAGCACAGCCCCGAGGTGCCAGTTCACGAGGTGACGGCGCTCCAGGAACAGGGCGTCGCCGCAGTGCGGCCCTATTTCCGCACGGGCGTGACCGTCGCGCTGATCGGCTCGTCGGGGGTGGGGAAATCCACGCTCACCAATGCACTTCTCGGAAAGGAGGTCGCGCTCACGGGCACCGTGCGGCCCACCGATCAACAGGGCCGCCACACCACCACGGGCCGCACGCTGTATGCCCTGCCAGGCGGCGGCCTGCTGATCGACAATCCGGGGCTTCGTGACATTGCCGTCTGGGACGAGAAAGACAGTGGAGCCGGGTTCGAGGTGATCGAGGAAACGGCCGCTCACTGCCGTTTCCGGAAATGCACCCACACCACCGAACCTGGATGCGCCGTGAAGCGAGCCGTTCAGCAGGGCATCATTCCCGCCGACCTGCTCGCCGCTTACCAGCGAACCCAGGGACTGCCCGCACGACGCCCGAAACGGTCATGA